One stretch of Pomacea canaliculata isolate SZHN2017 linkage group LG11, ASM307304v1, whole genome shotgun sequence DNA includes these proteins:
- the LOC112575043 gene encoding uncharacterized protein LOC112575043 isoform X2, giving the protein MNATQMIATCFSNQYLWPLLWKQLSFIFILFSLSSAQDNSSTCDAPWVEPLANTSVTCHFSKNVNETSSFFYVEFESDDMGRKKDILDCGWSSGKMDCSIYRPGYKYDSTTHVSNKFSLEILRASAEHIGTYRCNVADVDSKNIKPCEFRVKVVEKTVCVISSKKTRTSLTCYYPEDLNKTRTNFTIYHYPRTGLKEVIVACEWKRNNLTCNTTHGYEFDNRVSDYLTLKIPMALESQEGAYSCHISGARSLHYDLCTVTPEKTMTSTCQIPSVEEAEPTTLTCRFIVDVNMTKRNFAVVHYSNTDRKAAEIANCTWLGAHLDCTTADGYHFNNTAMDHVVIRVPQASHNHSGTYVCHIMGVVDSSFEPCEFIIMPATTSSCNISSVQTMEAMTLTCTFNVDINMTRRNFAVVHRGVEDGKGADVLNCTWMNEQLNCTTAPGYKFNKIVTNHFSMKIPQISKENRGIYACHVLGARSNGSETCKFISSSEGYTDKFFLNWFIIAAGAIAMCLLLSLIPVIVILRKKNTSRINERNTLHNDPTDTFELHIRSHEEEGAVNERTPMLQDGDGGRDQETCGSPVDEYTNQNASQEQDVLSSQSLMQSVDGVMNHQTSPQSGSLDEDTQSNRDITGNNNTQDGRHSPVQTDAHEEEGNQTSLQSGSLGTQPPANEDCTTSLNKGAREKIMLVTSQKKKKGRRKENATTDESSLPFSDTDAALVASKLTKIKKNPENKEIKFLHKSWLQWVEATFPDLDSRAYFLPPVYFNRVPMAVLSIVGQDVLMLQSKTPTAAAAAVAAVAQMSFRVQDSDVRDDAARQRVLFCLQEMFKLSREGLFAISQLRFEDYLSDPPYAAKAAQIPLPHKKGVFGILLVHQHYGVVVCEVKSLGLNFSYNDINNQIKKKLQQCVSQLDKAEAMLSHLVSDIAPGLRITKTIAFPNLTTQQVQQAILNDDKLNQELSTCLRTTDRNNVAGLFLTSDQLSNSTTPWDVSSDVMKKLENWWQHRVTADGHDSHMSSDIYKKLMTRFCGPATNVTVQYTSSIRHCVKTLGQAVWWTGERNTAAITLFPEQVQLLSERSSRLFVAGPPGTGKTVVLQLKGVEWLQCGDVYIVSTWVSSRAACTLLHDQLLKHASSDSKVILKQYNFKSGTDVENAVKELSEATDRKPLMVIADEVGPDGSGFKTFCEQLQDKLPHLHLWAASCYHGYSPQGWPVEYLTKSLRCPPAVVREVKQASEIERGNVLGYSERCVPDHTDGPPVKRLYHRGQGHSGDLPVDCGKCGEEVASFLHSLQVGVVQTTSNTTAIFSSGSAAPLALKWSDVLVLYHDAVSENAGVVTALRSSGIPVQVKRMMKDDDIKDLALAHRDVVWVLGGYHVHGLERKVVVCLDPEASCDNPTMDVGFRLHYMSRCTSQLVIVSSGD; this is encoded by the exons ATG AATGCCACACAAATGATTGCCACTTGTTTTTCAAATCAGTACCTGTGGCCTCTACTGTGGAAGCAGCTCTCTTTTATCTTCATTCTCTTTAGTTTATCAAGTGCGCAAG ATAACAGCTCAACATGTGATGCTCCATGGGTGGAACCATTGGCCAATACATCAGTCACTTGCCACTTTTCCAAAAATGTTAATGAGACAAGTAGTTTCTTTTATGTCGAGTTTGAGAGTGATGACatggggaggaaaaaa GACATTTTGGACTGTGGATGGTCGTCAGGAAAGATGGACTGTTCTATTTACAGACCTGGATACAAATACGATAGCACAACACATGTGTCTAACAAATTCTCCTTGGAGATTTTACGAGCTTCTGCAGAACACATTGGAACTTACAGATGTAATGTTGCTGACGTAGACTCTAAAAATATCAAGCCATGTGAATTTAGGGTAAAAGTAG TCGAGAAAACAGTGTGTGTAATTTCATCAAAAAAGACAAGGACATCACTAACATGTTACTACCCAGAAGACCTCAACAAGACAAGAACAAACTTTACTATCTACCATTACCCCAGAACTGGCTTAAAAG AAGTCATTGTGGCTTGTGAATGGAAGAGAAACAACTTGACTTGTAACACCACCCATGGCTATGAGTTTGATAACAGAGTGTCCGACTATCTCACTCTCAAGATCCCTATGGCCTTGGAGAGTCAAGAAGGGGCGTACAGCTGTCACATTTCGGGTGCTCGGTCTCTGCATTATGACCTCTGCACCGTCACACCTGAGAAAA cAATGACCTCAACTTGCCAGATCCCAAGTGTTGAAGAGGCCGAGCCTACAACACTGACATGTAGATTCATTGTTGATGTAAACATGACTAAAAGGAACTTCGCAGTGGTCCATTATAGTAATACAGACAGAAAAG ctgcagaaatcgcaaattgcACCTGGCTAGGTGCTCATCTGGACTGTACCACAGCTGACGGATACCATTTTAACAACACTGCTATGGATCATGTTGTCATTAGAGTACCACAGGCATCACACAATCACAGTGGGACGTATGTTTGTCACATAATGGGTGTTGTTGACAGCAGTTTTGAGCCGTGTGAATTTATCATCATGCCAG CAACAACCTCTTCTTGCAATATTTCAAGTGTCCAAACTATGGAAGCAATGACACTGACATGTACATTTAATGTTGATATCAACATGACAAGAAGGAACTTTGCTGTGGTCCATCGTGGTGTTGAAGATGGCAAAG GGGCTGACGTACTAAACTGCACCTGGATGAATGAACAGCTGAATTGTACCACAGCCCCAGGATACAAGTtcaacaaaatagtaacaaatcACTTCAGCATGAAAATACCACAAATTTCCAAAGAAAACAGGGGAATATATGCTTGCCATGTTCTGGGTGCTAGAAGCAATGGATCTGAAACatgcaaatttatttcttcatctgaAGGATATACAG ATAAATTCTTCCTAAATTGGTTTATAATAGCTGCTGGTGCCATCGCCATGTGCCTCCTTCTGAGTCTGATCCCTGTAATTGTTATCCTGAGAAAGAAGAATACTTCGCGTATAAATGAAAG aaacACGTTGCACAATGATCCTACTGACACCTTTGAACTTCATATCAG ATCACACGAGGAAGAAGGAGCTGTCAATGAAAGAACTCCAATGTTGCAAGATGGAGATGGTGGAAGGGATCAAGAAACTTGTGGAAGTCCTGTTGATGAGTACACCAATCAAAACGCGTCCCAAGAACAAGACGTTCTTAGTAGTCAGTCGTTAATGCAGTCAGTAGATGGAGTAATGAATCATCAGACATCTCCACAAAGTGGCTCTCTTGATGAGGACACGCAATCAAATAGAGATATAACaggaaataataatacacaAGACGGTAGACACTCACCAGTTCAGACAGATGCACATGAAGAAGAAGGGAATCAGACATCTCTACAAAGTGGCTCTCTTGGCACGCAACCACCAGCTAATGAAGACTGTACGACATCTTTAAATAAAGGAGCTCGTGAGAAAATAATGTTAGTGACTTCACAAAAGAAG AAAAAAGGACGCCGAAAGGAAAATGCCACAACCGATGAATCTTCGTTGCCTTTCTCAGATACAGACGCTGCTCTTGTTGCTTCGAAAC TTACCAAGATCAAGAAGAATCCTGAAAACAAG GAAATCAAATTTCTCCACAAAtcctggctccagtgggttgaggccacgttccctgatctcgattctcgcgcctacttcctgcctcctgtctacttcaaccgcgtgcccatggcCGTACTGTCCATTGTTGGTCAAGATGTACTGATGCTTCAGTCAAAAACTCCtactgcagctgctgctgcagttgctgctgttgctcaGATGTCGTTTCGCGTTCAGGACAGTGACGTAAGAGACGATGCAGCCAGGCAGCGGGTGCTTTTCTGTttgcaagaaatgtttaaattgagCAGAGAAGGTTTGTTTGCAATAAGTCAGCTTCGTTTCGAAGATTACCTAAGTGACCCTCCTTACGCTGCCAAGGCTGCCCAGATACCTTTACCGCACAAAAAGGGAGTCTTTGGCATTCTTCTAGTCCATCAACATTACGGCGTCGTTGTCTGCGAAGTGAAATCGTTGGGCCTTAATTTCTCTTACAATGACATAAACAATCAGATCAAGAAAAAACTTCAACAGTgtgtgtcacagctggacaaggcggaggccatgttgtctcacctggtgtccgacatcgctcccggtctgcgcatcactaagaccatcgctttccccaacctcacgactcAGCAGGTGCAACAGGCCATACTTAACGACGACAAGCTGAATCAG GAACTGAGTACATGTCTGAGAACAACAGATCGCAACAATGTCGCTGGCCTTTTCCTCACATCTGATCAGTTGTCTAATTCCACGACACCGTGGGATGTCAGTAGCGACGTGATGAAGAAACTTGAGAACTGGTGGCAGCATCGTGTAACGGCTGATGGACATGACAGTCACATGTCCAGTGACATTTACAAGAAACTGATGACCAG ATTCTGTGGTCCAGCCACTAACGTGACAGTACAATATACATCTAGTATTCGCCActgtgtcaagaccctgggtcaggccgtatGGTGGACAGGAGAGCGCAATACTGCTGCAATAAccctcttcccggagcaagttcagcTGCTTAGCGAAAGATCTTCAAGACTCTTTGTGGCAGGGCCACCTGGTACAGGTAAAACCGTGGTCCTGCAGCTGAAGGGTGTGGAATGGTTGCAATGCGGTGACGTGTACATTGTGAGTACGTGGGTGAGTAGCCGTGCTGCGTGTACTTTGCTGCACGATCAACTGCTGAAGCATGCTTCTTCAGACTCTAAAGTCATCCTCAAGCAGTATAACTTTAAATCTGGAACAGACGTGGAGAATGCAGTAAAAGAACTGTCAGAGGCGACAGATCGAAAACCCCTGAtggtcatcgctgatgaagttgGACCTGATGG GTCAGGGTTTAAGACTTTTTGTGAACAGCTACAGGATAAACTTCCCCATCTTCATCTCTGGGCAGCAAGTTGTTATCACGGATACTCACCGCAAGGGTGGccagtggaatatttaaccaaaTCCCTCCGCTGCCcgccggccgtcgtcagggaagtgaAGCAGGCGAGTGAGATAGAGAGGGGCAATGTTCTGGGGTACAGTGAGCGatgtgtgcccgaccacacagacggcccgccagtcaagCGACTGTATCACAGAGGacagggtcactcaggtgacttGCCAGTTGACTGTGGCAAGTGCGGTGaggaggtggccagcttcctacacagtctacAAGTTGGAGTTG TTCAAACAACCTCAAATACCACCGCCATCTTCTCCAGTGGCAGTGCGGCACCACTTGCTCTGAAATGGAGTGATGTGCTGGTGCTGTATCATGATGCTGTTAGTGAAAACGCTGGTGTAGTGACGGCACTCAGATCATCAGGTATTCCAGTGCAGGTGAAGAGAATGAtgaaggacgatgacatcaagGACCTAGCCTTGGCTCACAGGGATGTGGTGTGGGTGCTTGGTGGATATCACGTTCATGGATTGGAGAGAAAGGTTGTTGTCTGCCTGGACCCAGAAGCCTCTTGCGATAATCCTACCATGGATGTTGGATTTAGACTGCATTACATGTCCAGATGTACATCTcagcttgtgattgtctcctcTGGTGACTAG
- the LOC112575043 gene encoding uncharacterized protein LOC112575043 isoform X1, with protein sequence MNATQMIATCFSNQYLWPLLWKQLSFIFILFSLSSAQDNSSTCDAPWVEPLANTSVTCHFSKNVNETSSFFYVEFESDDMGRKADILDCGWSSGKMDCSIYRPGYKYDSTTHVSNKFSLEILRASAEHIGTYRCNVADVDSKNIKPCEFRVKVGGKPFTVSVEKTVCVISSKKTRTSLTCYYPEDLNKTRTNFTIYHYPRTGLKEVIVACEWKRNNLTCNTTHGYEFDNRVSDYLTLKIPMALESQEGAYSCHISGARSLHYDLCTVTPEKTMTSTCQIPSVEEAEPTTLTCRFIVDVNMTKRNFAVVHYSNTDRKAAEIANCTWLGAHLDCTTADGYHFNNTAMDHVVIRVPQASHNHSGTYVCHIMGVVDSSFEPCEFIIMPATTSSCNISSVQTMEAMTLTCTFNVDINMTRRNFAVVHRGVEDGKGADVLNCTWMNEQLNCTTAPGYKFNKIVTNHFSMKIPQISKENRGIYACHVLGARSNGSETCKFISSSEGYTDKFFLNWFIIAAGAIAMCLLLSLIPVIVILRKKNTSRINERNTLHNDPTDTFELHIRSHEEEGAVNERTPMLQDGDGGRDQETCGSPVDEYTNQNASQEQDVLSSQSLMQSVDGVMNHQTSPQSGSLDEDTQSNRDITGNNNTQDGRHSPVQTDAHEEEGNQTSLQSGSLGTQPPANEDCTTSLNKGAREKIMLVTSQKKKKGRRKENATTDESSLPFSDTDAALVASKLTKIKKNPENKEIKFLHKSWLQWVEATFPDLDSRAYFLPPVYFNRVPMAVLSIVGQDVLMLQSKTPTAAAAAVAAVAQMSFRVQDSDVRDDAARQRVLFCLQEMFKLSREGLFAISQLRFEDYLSDPPYAAKAAQIPLPHKKGVFGILLVHQHYGVVVCEVKSLGLNFSYNDINNQIKKKLQQCVSQLDKAEAMLSHLVSDIAPGLRITKTIAFPNLTTQQVQQAILNDDKLNQELSTCLRTTDRNNVAGLFLTSDQLSNSTTPWDVSSDVMKKLENWWQHRVTADGHDSHMSSDIYKKLMTRFCGPATNVTVQYTSSIRHCVKTLGQAVWWTGERNTAAITLFPEQVQLLSERSSRLFVAGPPGTGKTVVLQLKGVEWLQCGDVYIVSTWVSSRAACTLLHDQLLKHASSDSKVILKQYNFKSGTDVENAVKELSEATDRKPLMVIADEVGPDGSGFKTFCEQLQDKLPHLHLWAASCYHGYSPQGWPVEYLTKSLRCPPAVVREVKQASEIERGNVLGYSERCVPDHTDGPPVKRLYHRGQGHSGDLPVDCGKCGEEVASFLHSLQVGVVQTTSNTTAIFSSGSAAPLALKWSDVLVLYHDAVSENAGVVTALRSSGIPVQVKRMMKDDDIKDLALAHRDVVWVLGGYHVHGLERKVVVCLDPEASCDNPTMDVGFRLHYMSRCTSQLVIVSSGD encoded by the exons ATG AATGCCACACAAATGATTGCCACTTGTTTTTCAAATCAGTACCTGTGGCCTCTACTGTGGAAGCAGCTCTCTTTTATCTTCATTCTCTTTAGTTTATCAAGTGCGCAAG ATAACAGCTCAACATGTGATGCTCCATGGGTGGAACCATTGGCCAATACATCAGTCACTTGCCACTTTTCCAAAAATGTTAATGAGACAAGTAGTTTCTTTTATGTCGAGTTTGAGAGTGATGACatggggaggaaa GCAGACATTTTGGACTGTGGATGGTCGTCAGGAAAGATGGACTGTTCTATTTACAGACCTGGATACAAATACGATAGCACAACACATGTGTCTAACAAATTCTCCTTGGAGATTTTACGAGCTTCTGCAGAACACATTGGAACTTACAGATGTAATGTTGCTGACGTAGACTCTAAAAATATCAAGCCATGTGAATTTAGGGTAAAAGTAG GTGGAAAACCTTTTACTGTTTCAGTCGAGAAAACAGTGTGTGTAATTTCATCAAAAAAGACAAGGACATCACTAACATGTTACTACCCAGAAGACCTCAACAAGACAAGAACAAACTTTACTATCTACCATTACCCCAGAACTGGCTTAAAAG AAGTCATTGTGGCTTGTGAATGGAAGAGAAACAACTTGACTTGTAACACCACCCATGGCTATGAGTTTGATAACAGAGTGTCCGACTATCTCACTCTCAAGATCCCTATGGCCTTGGAGAGTCAAGAAGGGGCGTACAGCTGTCACATTTCGGGTGCTCGGTCTCTGCATTATGACCTCTGCACCGTCACACCTGAGAAAA cAATGACCTCAACTTGCCAGATCCCAAGTGTTGAAGAGGCCGAGCCTACAACACTGACATGTAGATTCATTGTTGATGTAAACATGACTAAAAGGAACTTCGCAGTGGTCCATTATAGTAATACAGACAGAAAAG ctgcagaaatcgcaaattgcACCTGGCTAGGTGCTCATCTGGACTGTACCACAGCTGACGGATACCATTTTAACAACACTGCTATGGATCATGTTGTCATTAGAGTACCACAGGCATCACACAATCACAGTGGGACGTATGTTTGTCACATAATGGGTGTTGTTGACAGCAGTTTTGAGCCGTGTGAATTTATCATCATGCCAG CAACAACCTCTTCTTGCAATATTTCAAGTGTCCAAACTATGGAAGCAATGACACTGACATGTACATTTAATGTTGATATCAACATGACAAGAAGGAACTTTGCTGTGGTCCATCGTGGTGTTGAAGATGGCAAAG GGGCTGACGTACTAAACTGCACCTGGATGAATGAACAGCTGAATTGTACCACAGCCCCAGGATACAAGTtcaacaaaatagtaacaaatcACTTCAGCATGAAAATACCACAAATTTCCAAAGAAAACAGGGGAATATATGCTTGCCATGTTCTGGGTGCTAGAAGCAATGGATCTGAAACatgcaaatttatttcttcatctgaAGGATATACAG ATAAATTCTTCCTAAATTGGTTTATAATAGCTGCTGGTGCCATCGCCATGTGCCTCCTTCTGAGTCTGATCCCTGTAATTGTTATCCTGAGAAAGAAGAATACTTCGCGTATAAATGAAAG aaacACGTTGCACAATGATCCTACTGACACCTTTGAACTTCATATCAG ATCACACGAGGAAGAAGGAGCTGTCAATGAAAGAACTCCAATGTTGCAAGATGGAGATGGTGGAAGGGATCAAGAAACTTGTGGAAGTCCTGTTGATGAGTACACCAATCAAAACGCGTCCCAAGAACAAGACGTTCTTAGTAGTCAGTCGTTAATGCAGTCAGTAGATGGAGTAATGAATCATCAGACATCTCCACAAAGTGGCTCTCTTGATGAGGACACGCAATCAAATAGAGATATAACaggaaataataatacacaAGACGGTAGACACTCACCAGTTCAGACAGATGCACATGAAGAAGAAGGGAATCAGACATCTCTACAAAGTGGCTCTCTTGGCACGCAACCACCAGCTAATGAAGACTGTACGACATCTTTAAATAAAGGAGCTCGTGAGAAAATAATGTTAGTGACTTCACAAAAGAAG AAAAAAGGACGCCGAAAGGAAAATGCCACAACCGATGAATCTTCGTTGCCTTTCTCAGATACAGACGCTGCTCTTGTTGCTTCGAAAC TTACCAAGATCAAGAAGAATCCTGAAAACAAG GAAATCAAATTTCTCCACAAAtcctggctccagtgggttgaggccacgttccctgatctcgattctcgcgcctacttcctgcctcctgtctacttcaaccgcgtgcccatggcCGTACTGTCCATTGTTGGTCAAGATGTACTGATGCTTCAGTCAAAAACTCCtactgcagctgctgctgcagttgctgctgttgctcaGATGTCGTTTCGCGTTCAGGACAGTGACGTAAGAGACGATGCAGCCAGGCAGCGGGTGCTTTTCTGTttgcaagaaatgtttaaattgagCAGAGAAGGTTTGTTTGCAATAAGTCAGCTTCGTTTCGAAGATTACCTAAGTGACCCTCCTTACGCTGCCAAGGCTGCCCAGATACCTTTACCGCACAAAAAGGGAGTCTTTGGCATTCTTCTAGTCCATCAACATTACGGCGTCGTTGTCTGCGAAGTGAAATCGTTGGGCCTTAATTTCTCTTACAATGACATAAACAATCAGATCAAGAAAAAACTTCAACAGTgtgtgtcacagctggacaaggcggaggccatgttgtctcacctggtgtccgacatcgctcccggtctgcgcatcactaagaccatcgctttccccaacctcacgactcAGCAGGTGCAACAGGCCATACTTAACGACGACAAGCTGAATCAG GAACTGAGTACATGTCTGAGAACAACAGATCGCAACAATGTCGCTGGCCTTTTCCTCACATCTGATCAGTTGTCTAATTCCACGACACCGTGGGATGTCAGTAGCGACGTGATGAAGAAACTTGAGAACTGGTGGCAGCATCGTGTAACGGCTGATGGACATGACAGTCACATGTCCAGTGACATTTACAAGAAACTGATGACCAG ATTCTGTGGTCCAGCCACTAACGTGACAGTACAATATACATCTAGTATTCGCCActgtgtcaagaccctgggtcaggccgtatGGTGGACAGGAGAGCGCAATACTGCTGCAATAAccctcttcccggagcaagttcagcTGCTTAGCGAAAGATCTTCAAGACTCTTTGTGGCAGGGCCACCTGGTACAGGTAAAACCGTGGTCCTGCAGCTGAAGGGTGTGGAATGGTTGCAATGCGGTGACGTGTACATTGTGAGTACGTGGGTGAGTAGCCGTGCTGCGTGTACTTTGCTGCACGATCAACTGCTGAAGCATGCTTCTTCAGACTCTAAAGTCATCCTCAAGCAGTATAACTTTAAATCTGGAACAGACGTGGAGAATGCAGTAAAAGAACTGTCAGAGGCGACAGATCGAAAACCCCTGAtggtcatcgctgatgaagttgGACCTGATGG GTCAGGGTTTAAGACTTTTTGTGAACAGCTACAGGATAAACTTCCCCATCTTCATCTCTGGGCAGCAAGTTGTTATCACGGATACTCACCGCAAGGGTGGccagtggaatatttaaccaaaTCCCTCCGCTGCCcgccggccgtcgtcagggaagtgaAGCAGGCGAGTGAGATAGAGAGGGGCAATGTTCTGGGGTACAGTGAGCGatgtgtgcccgaccacacagacggcccgccagtcaagCGACTGTATCACAGAGGacagggtcactcaggtgacttGCCAGTTGACTGTGGCAAGTGCGGTGaggaggtggccagcttcctacacagtctacAAGTTGGAGTTG TTCAAACAACCTCAAATACCACCGCCATCTTCTCCAGTGGCAGTGCGGCACCACTTGCTCTGAAATGGAGTGATGTGCTGGTGCTGTATCATGATGCTGTTAGTGAAAACGCTGGTGTAGTGACGGCACTCAGATCATCAGGTATTCCAGTGCAGGTGAAGAGAATGAtgaaggacgatgacatcaagGACCTAGCCTTGGCTCACAGGGATGTGGTGTGGGTGCTTGGTGGATATCACGTTCATGGATTGGAGAGAAAGGTTGTTGTCTGCCTGGACCCAGAAGCCTCTTGCGATAATCCTACCATGGATGTTGGATTTAGACTGCATTACATGTCCAGATGTACATCTcagcttgtgattgtctcctcTGGTGACTAG